From the genome of Candidatus Zixiibacteriota bacterium:
TACGGCGCTTCAAGCTGAAGGGAGGACCCGCAATGCAAACCTTAAATGCATCACTCGTCAAACTCAGCTCCGCGCAGGAGTTGAAACGTCGCTACCAACGCAACATGCTGCTGGCAGATGTCACCTTGATTGCCACTATCGCGGTTACGATCGGTGCCGTTACGCTTCTTGCTGACACCGGCAGTGACCTTGGCGGAAGCCCAACGCTGCCTGACTCGATCGTAATCAAGTTCCTGCCGCCACCGCCACCGATCGACCCTGACCAGACGAGGGCAATCGTGGTTCAGGGTCAGCCTGACGAGATTCGCTTCACGTTGCCGGAAGCCGCCCCTGACGACTCGGTTGTGGTTGACTATGTCGTCGTCAGCCAGGAGAGTCTGGCCGTCATCAATTCGATCGGGATTATCGGTGACAGCGCCTTGGCTGGCCAGGTTCTGCAGGTGTTGCCCGATCTTGACGACTGTATTCCTTCGCCCGACAGTTTCATCGCGGTGGAGGAGATGCCGCAGCAGCTCTCCGCGCCGCCGCCGACATATCCCGAGATCGCGCGCAAGGCGGGCATTGAAGGCCGGGTGTGGCTGAAGTTGTTGATCGGCAAGGACGGCAGTGTCCGTGACGTGATCATCATTCAGGAGTCCGGCGCCAATGCCGGCTTTGAAGAAGCCGCGGTTGCAGCGGCATGGCAGTCGAAGTGGCGGCCGGCGCTGCAGAATAAGCAACCTGTCGCACTGTGGGTGACCTACGAAGTGAGGTTCAGATTGAAATAGGTGCGGGCTGCAAATGCATTTGACAGCCAGGACTCAAACGAGTATCCTTTGGTCGACTCTAAGGGACGGACACTTATGTACAATCGCAATCAGATCGGCACTGCACTCGGGTTAGTCATCATCATACTGGCAGCCGCGGTTTCGACCTTATCGTCGAAGACCTGGACTGAGGCTGAGCTGACGGCGCTAACGGATCACGCCTGGATCTGGAGCGACCCAAAGTACACGTATGCGCCCGATACGATTCAGGGCGGCGAGATCAAGCCGCCTAAACGCCTACTCAAGAAGAACCCCGAATTCCCTAAGGAAGCAAGCGCGGCACTCGGCGAGGGCACTGTCAAGCTCAAAGTCTTGATTGATGAGAAAGGCAAGGTTCGCAAGGTCATGGTGTTCGAGGACTCCGACACGCGTCTCGGCTTTGAGGAATCGGCGATCGCTGCCGCGTGCAAGACCTCATGGGCGCCCGCCACTCGCGACGGCAAACGGATTCCTGCCTGGGTTGTCTACGACGTCAATTTCTATCGCGAGCGCACCGAGAACGATGTCCAGCTTCGGCCCCTCGGCAAGTGGCACTGGGCGCGGGTCGAGGACAAGTACACGATGGTGCCGGCACAGCAGGCGGATTCTCTTAGTGCAGCGACTGAAGGCGAAGAGGAGTCGAGCATCGACCCGTTCGCCTTTGTCGCCGTATCGACACCACCGGTCAAAATCAAAGACGTACTGCCCCGATATCCAGAGGATGCGCGCAAGGCAGGGCAGCAGGGAACGGTCTGGATTAAGATACTCGTTGACCAATCCGGGGTCGTTCGGGAAGCCTTCGTTCTCGCTGAATCCGGATGCAACTGTGGATTCGAAGAGGCCGCCTTGCGATCCGCCCTATCTGGACGGTGGAAACCGGCAGTCGCCAACGGCACCCCGGTCATGGGCTGGGTCTCGTATCCTGTGAATTTTCGCCTGCAATAGGTTGCATGTTTGCAGAGCCGCTACCGTGGCAGGGAGAAAAGTCATGATTAGCCAAATCCTCAGGATGGTAGTAGCCGCAACATTACTGGTGCTGGCGCTCGGTATTCTAATCACTGCCGTCGCCCAAACCGACACTGCGCGGGTCTGGACGGAGGCCGAACTTGACACCTTGGATTTCGGCAAGTGGTTCTGGCACGACGCGAAGCACGCAGAGATCAAAGCCATCGAATATACCGAGTTGGATTCCACGGATCGACTTCCCGAACGCAGTTCCTACTTCAAGCCATCCTACCCTGAGAAAGCCCGATGGATGCTCACGAGCGGCGACGTCATTCTCCGTGTATTGGTTGACCATCGGGGAAAGCTGCGTTACGCCCGGATTCTGCGCGATTCGGGAACGCGGATGGGATTCGAGGAGTCTGCGCTGGATTTGGTTCGACGCTGTAAGTGGAAGCCGGGAGAGAAAGACGGTAAGCGAGTGGCTGTCTGGATGGACTACAAGGTTGACTTTCGGTTGGTACGGGAACTCGACGGCGAGCCGATTTACCAGATCGGCAAAT
Proteins encoded in this window:
- a CDS encoding energy transducer TonB; the encoded protein is MQTLNASLVKLSSAQELKRRYQRNMLLADVTLIATIAVTIGAVTLLADTGSDLGGSPTLPDSIVIKFLPPPPPIDPDQTRAIVVQGQPDEIRFTLPEAAPDDSVVVDYVVVSQESLAVINSIGIIGDSALAGQVLQVLPDLDDCIPSPDSFIAVEEMPQQLSAPPPTYPEIARKAGIEGRVWLKLLIGKDGSVRDVIIIQESGANAGFEEAAVAAAWQSKWRPALQNKQPVALWVTYEVRFRLK
- a CDS encoding TonB family protein, with amino-acid sequence MYNRNQIGTALGLVIIILAAAVSTLSSKTWTEAELTALTDHAWIWSDPKYTYAPDTIQGGEIKPPKRLLKKNPEFPKEASAALGEGTVKLKVLIDEKGKVRKVMVFEDSDTRLGFEESAIAAACKTSWAPATRDGKRIPAWVVYDVNFYRERTENDVQLRPLGKWHWARVEDKYTMVPAQQADSLSAATEGEEESSIDPFAFVAVSTPPVKIKDVLPRYPEDARKAGQQGTVWIKILVDQSGVVREAFVLAESGCNCGFEEAALRSALSGRWKPAVANGTPVMGWVSYPVNFRLQ
- a CDS encoding TonB family protein, which gives rise to MISQILRMVVAATLLVLALGILITAVAQTDTARVWTEAELDTLDFGKWFWHDAKHAEIKAIEYTELDSTDRLPERSSYFKPSYPEKARWMLTSGDVILRVLVDHRGKLRYARILRDSGTRMGFEESALDLVRRCKWKPGEKDGKRVAVWMDYKVDFRLVRELDGEPIYQIGKWDYWVGTDSMGQFLERWPHLKNRKLLENEDSVAGPSDSLILPNKVRDVDPVYPRWAEHAGIEADIWVKALLDVDGKVKRASIMRPDDKEYAFNRSTLAAALEVKWTPAMKGGKPIPLYVSYKVSYRH